A region of Reichenbachiella carrageenanivorans DNA encodes the following proteins:
- a CDS encoding nitroreductase family protein, giving the protein MKTKQINGHTHEAYQPDHYSESEMIQRSKDYYEWADRRRTVRDISDRPVPKVIIDHIIKTASTAPSGAHKQPWTFCVVSSPVLKQKIRAAAEEEERESYTNRMSDRWLDDLKPIGTDDVKPFLERAPYLIVVFKRVFERDEDGKKHNNYYVNESVGIACGFLISAIHQAGLVTLTHTPSPMNFLQQILERPDNERPFLLLPVGYAADEVYVPQLMRKPLEEVAVYYKD; this is encoded by the coding sequence ATGAAAACAAAGCAGATCAATGGCCATACACATGAGGCCTATCAACCCGATCATTATTCTGAATCAGAGATGATCCAGCGCAGCAAGGACTACTATGAGTGGGCAGACCGTCGCCGTACGGTACGAGATATTTCAGACCGGCCAGTACCGAAAGTTATCATCGATCATATCATCAAAACAGCCTCTACAGCACCTTCTGGCGCGCACAAGCAGCCTTGGACTTTTTGTGTGGTGTCTAGCCCAGTCCTCAAACAAAAAATTAGAGCGGCAGCGGAAGAGGAAGAGCGAGAAAGCTACACCAACCGGATGAGTGACAGATGGCTCGACGATTTGAAGCCCATCGGGACGGACGATGTGAAGCCGTTTTTGGAGCGGGCGCCTTATTTGATTGTGGTATTCAAACGTGTGTTTGAACGGGACGAAGATGGAAAGAAGCACAACAATTACTATGTAAACGAGTCGGTGGGGATTGCTTGTGGTTTTTTGATTTCGGCGATTCATCAAGCTGGTTTGGTCACGCTCACGCATACGCCTAGTCCGATGAATTTTCTACAACAAATCTTAGAACGGCCAGACAACGAACGACCTTTTTTGCTTCTGCCTGTGGGCTATGCAGCCGATGAGGTGTATGTGCCACAGCTCATGCGCAAGCCTTTGGAGGAGGTGGCGGTTTATTATAAGGACTAG
- a CDS encoding Lrp/AsnC family transcriptional regulator, producing MAHLDATDIKILNVLQEEGRITNKALSEKLGLSTTPIFERMKRLEKDGIIAKYVAILNHKKIDRKLGVFVSISLKNHTRSYLEKFIEEMNQYKEVQEVYHIAGDFDYMLKIVTSDIEAYQSFILSKLSVNSNIAHVKSQFVLSRDKYTTAYKLD from the coding sequence ATGGCACACTTAGACGCTACCGACATCAAGATTTTGAATGTCCTCCAGGAGGAGGGAAGAATCACCAATAAGGCACTATCAGAGAAACTAGGCCTATCTACTACCCCCATATTTGAGCGAATGAAGCGCTTAGAAAAGGATGGAATCATTGCTAAATATGTAGCGATCCTTAATCACAAGAAGATAGATAGGAAGCTGGGTGTATTTGTATCGATATCCTTAAAGAATCATACACGATCTTATTTGGAAAAATTTATCGAAGAGATGAACCAGTATAAAGAAGTGCAGGAGGTATATCACATCGCGGGTGACTTCGATTATATGTTGAAAATCGTGACTAGCGACATCGAGGCTTATCAAAGTTTTATTCTTTCCAAATTGTCGGTCAATTCCAATATTGCCCATGTAAAGAGCCAGTTTGTGCTCTCTCGAGATAAATATACCACGGCTTATAAACTCGACTAA